A DNA window from Maribellus comscasis contains the following coding sequences:
- a CDS encoding Arc family DNA-binding protein: MAKKKTFVLRVSPEMMEAVEKWAADDFRSINGQLEWIIHNALKDAKRLNTKS; the protein is encoded by the coding sequence ATGGCAAAGAAAAAAACATTTGTGTTGCGAGTAAGTCCGGAAATGATGGAGGCGGTTGAAAAATGGGCTGCCGATGATTTTCGGAGTATAAACGGACAACTGGAATGGATAATACATAATGCTTTAAAGGATGCTAAACGATTAAATACCAAATCGTAA
- a CDS encoding RNA polymerase sigma factor, which yields MTNTLNDNELVQQFIQGDQNSLEILIRRHKNRVFSYILLIVKNQELAEDIFQETFIKVIRSLKRGKYIENGKFVSWVLRIAHNLIIDHFRKEKLKGTVSNDSTEVDIFNSQKFSEATIEDQLVNDQILFEVKELINELPDDQQQVIYMRHYMGLSFKEIAEQTDVSINTALGRMRYALINMRKLIEKKNLILTKV from the coding sequence ATGACAAACACTTTGAACGACAATGAGCTTGTTCAACAATTTATTCAGGGCGATCAAAATTCACTGGAAATTTTAATACGTCGTCACAAAAACAGGGTATTTTCATATATTCTGCTTATTGTGAAAAATCAGGAATTGGCTGAAGATATTTTTCAGGAAACGTTTATTAAAGTAATTCGTTCGCTGAAAAGAGGGAAATATATAGAAAACGGGAAGTTTGTTTCCTGGGTCTTGCGAATTGCGCACAACCTGATTATCGATCATTTCAGAAAAGAAAAGCTGAAAGGAACAGTGTCTAACGACAGCACAGAAGTTGATATTTTCAACTCACAGAAATTTTCCGAAGCAACTATTGAGGATCAGTTGGTAAATGATCAGATTTTGTTTGAGGTAAAAGAACTGATTAACGAATTACCTGATGATCAGCAACAGGTAATTTACATGCGTCATTATATGGGGCTTAGTTTCAAAGAGATAGCAGAGCAGACGGATGTGAGTATTAATACGGCTTTGGGAAGAATGAGATATGCTTTAATTAATATGCGTAAGCTTATTGAAAAGAAGAATTTGATACTTACAAAAGTTTAA
- a CDS encoding zinc ribbon domain-containing protein, translating into MNQKSYTCPKCGNRKAEIDQLRTTGAGFTKYFNIQNRKFTAVSCSRCGYTELYKGARSGGASNVLDFLTN; encoded by the coding sequence ATGAATCAAAAATCTTATACCTGCCCAAAGTGTGGTAACCGGAAGGCGGAAATAGATCAGTTACGCACAACAGGTGCCGGGTTTACAAAGTATTTCAACATTCAAAACAGAAAATTTACTGCCGTTTCATGCTCTCGCTGTGGATATACTGAACTATACAAAGGGGCTCGTTCTGGCGGTGCAAGTAATGTGCTCGATTTTTTAACCAATTAA
- a CDS encoding Gfo/Idh/MocA family protein, with the protein MTTRRDFIKTTGKGVALTSMATSGFIAKSVLAESSEKNLLIGIIGAENSHTAGFGKLFNIDKKFPGAEVKYVWGETDEFAKAAMKKGNIPEQVKDPKEMLGNIDALIVDHRHPKYHLEAARPFVEAGVPTFVDKPFCYRASEGKDFLQMAKSKGTPVTSYSSIAQSSATFDMMKQIKSMDEISQVVRTGTADLDSKYGGIFFYGVHIVQPLIYMFGEDIEEVKVNRNGSAGNASLKFASGLFATLIFKHKAYGWETFVESGNQFMELKPGVEESDPPKNYADMVEMFKTGKEPRSHQSILNCVSVLEALEKSAKTEKWTPVELLNV; encoded by the coding sequence ATGACAACGAGAAGAGATTTTATAAAGACAACCGGAAAAGGAGTGGCATTAACTTCTATGGCAACATCCGGTTTTATTGCAAAATCGGTTTTGGCGGAATCAAGCGAGAAGAATTTGCTTATCGGAATTATTGGAGCTGAGAATTCGCACACTGCCGGATTTGGAAAACTTTTTAATATCGACAAAAAATTTCCTGGGGCAGAAGTAAAATATGTTTGGGGTGAAACCGACGAATTTGCCAAAGCTGCTATGAAAAAAGGAAATATTCCGGAACAGGTGAAAGACCCAAAAGAAATGTTGGGAAATATTGATGCTTTAATTGTAGATCATCGTCATCCTAAATATCATCTGGAAGCTGCGCGACCTTTTGTGGAAGCGGGAGTTCCGACTTTTGTTGACAAGCCTTTTTGTTACCGCGCCAGCGAAGGAAAAGATTTTCTGCAAATGGCAAAATCAAAAGGAACGCCGGTAACTTCATACAGCTCTATCGCACAAAGTTCAGCTACTTTTGATATGATGAAACAGATAAAGTCAATGGATGAAATTTCACAGGTGGTACGCACAGGTACTGCCGATCTGGACTCAAAATATGGAGGCATATTTTTTTACGGGGTGCACATTGTGCAACCTTTAATATATATGTTTGGTGAGGATATTGAAGAAGTGAAGGTAAACAGAAACGGAAGTGCAGGTAATGCCAGTTTGAAATTTGCCTCGGGGCTGTTTGCTACTCTGATTTTTAAGCACAAGGCGTATGGGTGGGAAACCTTTGTGGAATCAGGGAATCAGTTTATGGAATTGAAGCCGGGAGTAGAAGAATCAGATCCGCCTAAAAATTATGCCGATATGGTTGAAATGTTCAAAACCGGAAAGGAACCGCGTTCTCACCAAAGTATTTTGAATTGTGTTTCAGTTTTGGAAGCATTGGAGAAGTCGGCAAAAACTGAGAAATGGACTCCTGTTGAATTGCTTAATGTGTAA
- the nhaA gene encoding Na+/H+ antiporter NhaA: MKKTIKLIKEPLNQFIRLETSSSIILFLATITALVLANSPIRESFVSFWDNYITIKVPGFELSKPILKWINDGLMAIFFFLIGLEIKREILTGELSRLKKASLPIFAAVGGMILPAITFTFLNMGEPGSEGWGIPMAADIAFTLGILKLLGNRVPNGLKVFLMAFAIIDDLGAVLVIAFFYSSNLVWLYIGIALAIVAALIALSFRGFYSKYLFFVMGLIVWVLFLKSGIHSTIAGVLMALTIPLRRETDTRSFYEKGKESLEAFMEDCKTNGEKTVLTKRQFNAIDDLEEITEKTAAPLQYLEHRLHGWVSYLIMPIFALANAGVVFSFSGDSNFSLSTNLAISLVAGNSAGIFLFSLIAIKLNFAELPKNVTFQQLAGVSFLGGLGFTMSLFINNLAYTDALLINSAKMGILIGSFIAGLVGYLILRVTLNDKKEEAQN, encoded by the coding sequence ATGAAGAAAACAATCAAGTTAATTAAAGAACCTTTAAATCAATTTATACGACTGGAAACCTCAAGTAGTATAATTCTTTTTCTCGCAACCATTACCGCATTAGTTCTGGCAAACAGCCCGATAAGAGAATCGTTCGTAAGTTTCTGGGACAATTATATCACCATTAAAGTACCCGGATTTGAATTATCCAAACCAATTTTAAAATGGATTAACGACGGATTAATGGCCATTTTCTTTTTCCTTATTGGTCTTGAAATAAAAAGAGAAATCTTAACAGGGGAACTCAGCAGGTTAAAAAAAGCATCGCTTCCTATTTTTGCTGCGGTTGGCGGCATGATTTTACCTGCGATTACTTTTACTTTCCTGAACATGGGAGAGCCTGGTTCTGAAGGATGGGGAATTCCAATGGCTGCAGACATTGCATTTACATTGGGTATTTTGAAACTTTTGGGAAACCGTGTTCCAAACGGACTTAAAGTTTTTTTAATGGCTTTTGCGATAATCGATGACTTAGGCGCAGTGTTGGTAATCGCCTTTTTCTATAGTTCCAATCTTGTTTGGCTTTATATTGGGATAGCATTGGCTATAGTAGCAGCTTTAATTGCACTGTCTTTTCGCGGATTTTATTCAAAATATTTATTTTTTGTAATGGGTTTGATTGTTTGGGTACTGTTTTTAAAATCAGGCATTCACTCGACCATAGCAGGTGTTCTGATGGCTTTAACAATCCCTCTTCGAAGAGAGACAGATACGCGTTCCTTTTACGAAAAAGGAAAAGAAAGCCTCGAAGCCTTTATGGAAGATTGTAAAACCAATGGCGAAAAAACTGTATTAACGAAAAGACAATTTAATGCTATTGACGATTTGGAAGAAATTACTGAAAAGACAGCAGCTCCGTTACAGTACCTGGAACACCGGCTACACGGCTGGGTTTCTTATCTGATTATGCCCATTTTTGCACTGGCCAATGCTGGTGTTGTATTTAGTTTTTCGGGAGATTCCAATTTTTCCCTTTCAACAAATCTTGCAATAAGCCTTGTTGCCGGGAACTCGGCAGGCATCTTCCTTTTTTCACTTATAGCAATAAAACTCAACTTTGCGGAGCTTCCCAAAAATGTCACCTTTCAGCAACTGGCCGGAGTATCATTCCTAGGTGGCCTCGGATTCACCATGTCGTTATTTATCAATAACCTCGCATACACAGATGCATTGCTGATTAATTCCGCAAAAATGGGAATTTTAATTGGCTCATTTATTGCCGGCTTGGTCGGGTATCTGATTTTAAGAGTTACATTAAACGATAAAAAAGAAGAGGCACAAAATTAA
- a CDS encoding LacI family DNA-binding transcriptional regulator, giving the protein MEKSKKVTIQDVANYANVSVGTIDRVIHNRGKVSPEKKQKIEEAIKKLNFNPNLIARTLALGSRFIVCALIPSSPHSGHYWSIPKDGLEKAENMYRDFGMVVDIFPFHLFDENSFNSQAQKILEQNPDGVIIAPLFVQESLEFVKKLEEKNIPCVFIDSDIPGQKSLTYIGPDVKQSAYIAAKLLNSVVGKENELLILHMVKGYENAAALKRMEAGFIEFFNEKKGDPTRIHKLTINSTNKDVVFRELTKFYIKNQNIKGVFVTNSKAFLVSDFHLTHELDIRVAGYDLVQENINHLKKGGIDYLISQSPQKQGVKAVQSLFELFVYKKEPGKIQNVPLDIIIRENVDFYINFN; this is encoded by the coding sequence ATGGAAAAATCAAAAAAAGTAACTATTCAGGATGTGGCAAATTATGCCAATGTCTCAGTCGGAACAATCGACCGGGTTATCCACAACCGCGGAAAAGTATCTCCTGAAAAAAAACAGAAGATTGAAGAGGCAATAAAAAAGCTGAATTTTAACCCGAATTTGATTGCCCGCACACTTGCGCTTGGTAGTCGGTTTATCGTTTGTGCATTAATTCCCTCATCTCCTCATTCCGGGCATTACTGGTCCATTCCTAAAGATGGATTGGAGAAAGCTGAAAACATGTATCGGGATTTTGGAATGGTTGTAGATATATTTCCTTTTCATTTGTTTGATGAAAACTCCTTTAATTCTCAGGCACAGAAAATACTTGAACAAAATCCTGACGGTGTTATCATAGCTCCTCTTTTTGTTCAGGAAAGTTTGGAGTTTGTTAAAAAACTGGAAGAGAAAAATATTCCATGTGTTTTTATCGATTCCGATATTCCCGGACAAAAGAGTCTGACCTACATTGGCCCCGATGTAAAACAAAGTGCTTATATCGCCGCAAAGCTTTTGAATTCAGTGGTTGGGAAAGAAAACGAGTTACTAATTCTGCACATGGTGAAAGGCTATGAGAATGCAGCGGCACTCAAAAGAATGGAGGCTGGATTCATAGAATTTTTCAACGAAAAAAAAGGAGATCCAACCCGGATTCATAAGTTGACGATCAATTCAACCAATAAAGATGTGGTGTTCAGGGAACTAACAAAGTTTTATATAAAAAATCAGAATATAAAAGGAGTTTTTGTTACCAATTCAAAAGCGTTTTTGGTTTCCGATTTTCACCTGACACATGAACTTGATATTAGAGTTGCAGGCTACGATTTGGTTCAGGAAAATATAAACCATTTAAAGAAGGGTGGGATTGATTATTTGATTTCACAAAGTCCGCAAAAGCAAGGGGTAAAAGCTGTTCAGTCGTTGTTTGAACTTTTTGTTTATAAAAAGGAACCCGGAAAAATTCAAAACGTACCACTTGATATCATTATTCGGGAAAATGTAGATTTCTATATCAATTTTAATTAA
- the nagA gene encoding N-acetylglucosamine-6-phosphate deacetylase — translation MSINQLKNRYQFLIFLLLILISNQSYSQQIVEGIHYQTGKPVQIMIEDGEIKEVKSIQRLSEKGQNVFVAPGFFDNQVNGFAGVSFAFGESDLTVDGIKKATSELWKQGVTTYLPTLTTNSQEILVKNFGLLAKSMNNEDLKGSIPGFHLEGPYINPEDGFRGAHPKRFVRLPDWDEFMEMYKAANEKIIQVTVAPETEGAMDFIRKCADKGIVVALGHHNANTQQVNEAVKNGARISTHLGNGCANMINRHRNPLWPQLANSDLTASIICDGFHLLPEEISVFFKAKGLDKTIIVSDVTSYAALEPGEYKTETGETIELTKDGMLRYPAQNVLYGSASAITKGVGHIMEVTGCSLADAVKMSSTNPAILNGLNDRGVLEPGKRADIILFTLDDFKVNIQKTYVLGDLVYEK, via the coding sequence ATGAGTATAAACCAACTAAAAAATAGATACCAATTTTTAATATTCCTGCTTTTAATTTTGATAAGTAACCAATCATATTCCCAACAGATAGTCGAGGGGATTCATTATCAAACCGGTAAACCCGTTCAGATAATGATTGAGGATGGTGAAATTAAAGAAGTGAAGTCAATTCAGAGACTATCAGAAAAAGGCCAAAACGTTTTTGTCGCTCCGGGCTTTTTTGATAATCAGGTAAATGGTTTTGCAGGTGTATCCTTTGCTTTTGGGGAAAGTGATTTAACCGTTGACGGAATAAAAAAGGCTACCAGTGAATTGTGGAAACAGGGAGTAACCACTTATTTGCCGACTCTTACTACCAATAGCCAGGAAATCCTGGTTAAGAATTTCGGATTGTTGGCGAAATCGATGAACAATGAAGATTTAAAAGGTTCTATACCAGGGTTTCACCTGGAAGGACCATATATAAATCCTGAAGATGGTTTTCGCGGAGCACACCCGAAACGGTTTGTGCGTTTGCCCGACTGGGACGAATTTATGGAAATGTACAAAGCGGCAAATGAAAAAATAATTCAGGTAACGGTAGCCCCGGAGACGGAAGGGGCTATGGATTTTATCCGCAAATGCGCGGACAAAGGTATTGTTGTTGCCCTTGGGCACCACAACGCAAATACTCAGCAGGTAAACGAGGCGGTAAAAAATGGAGCGAGGATTTCAACCCATCTTGGAAACGGCTGTGCTAATATGATTAACCGACACCGGAATCCACTCTGGCCACAGCTGGCAAACAGCGATTTAACGGCCAGTATAATTTGTGACGGCTTTCATCTGTTACCCGAAGAAATCTCTGTTTTTTTCAAGGCAAAAGGATTAGATAAAACCATAATAGTTTCAGATGTAACCAGTTATGCAGCTCTTGAACCTGGTGAATATAAAACAGAAACAGGCGAAACTATCGAACTAACAAAAGATGGGATGTTAAGGTATCCGGCGCAAAATGTATTATATGGTTCGGCTTCTGCCATTACAAAGGGAGTGGGGCATATTATGGAAGTTACCGGATGTTCTTTGGCAGACGCTGTTAAAATGTCGAGTACAAACCCCGCTATATTGAATGGATTAAACGACCGCGGGGTGCTGGAACCAGGGAAAAGAGCGGACATCATTCTTTTTACACTCGACGATTTTAAAGTGAATATCCAAAAAACCTATGTTTTGGGTGATCTGGTTTATGAGAAATAA
- a CDS encoding Gfo/Idh/MocA family protein, translated as MKNTRRNFIKNAAAGSAVIMAGGILPGFSASSYKRIVGANKKLRASVMGVNSRGNALAQNFAFQNNCDVVHICDVDSRAIEKCSVNVAKVQDVKPKGFADFRKSLEDKDVDILVVAAPDHWHAPAALIAMQAGKNVYLEKPCSHNPAEGEMLVEAAKQYKKSVQMGNQRRSWPNVMEAIKDLKEGIVGRPYYGKGWYTNNRESIGIGKEVAVPDWLNWELWQGPAPRRAYKDNIVHYNWHWFWHWGTGEALNNGTHMVDLLRWGLEVDYPVKVSSNGGRYRYKDDWETPDTQVISFDFDKEVSMSWEGRSCNGKHIEGSSVGVAFYGEEGSIVISGGNDYKVYDLKNNIVKEVNNEMEIDPRDAANPSSHLDALHIRNFFNNILNNEPLKSDIDGGHKSTLLVQLGNIAQRVGHSLEVNPENGHIKGDKDAQKLWSREYEKGWEMKL; from the coding sequence ATGAAAAATACAAGAAGGAATTTTATCAAAAATGCTGCGGCTGGTTCTGCGGTAATAATGGCAGGGGGAATATTGCCGGGTTTTAGCGCCTCAAGTTATAAACGAATTGTCGGCGCAAATAAAAAACTGAGGGCTTCGGTAATGGGAGTTAATTCGCGGGGAAATGCACTGGCACAAAATTTTGCATTTCAAAATAATTGCGATGTAGTTCATATCTGCGACGTAGACTCAAGGGCCATCGAAAAATGTTCGGTTAATGTTGCAAAGGTACAAGATGTTAAACCTAAAGGTTTTGCCGATTTTAGAAAATCGCTGGAAGATAAAGATGTTGATATTTTGGTGGTTGCAGCTCCCGACCACTGGCATGCACCTGCGGCACTGATTGCCATGCAGGCCGGAAAAAACGTTTATCTGGAGAAACCTTGCAGCCATAATCCCGCTGAGGGAGAGATGTTGGTAGAAGCTGCAAAACAATACAAAAAATCGGTTCAGATGGGAAATCAGCGTCGTTCATGGCCAAATGTAATGGAAGCCATTAAGGATTTAAAGGAAGGAATTGTTGGTAGACCCTATTATGGAAAGGGGTGGTATACAAACAATCGCGAATCCATCGGAATCGGTAAAGAAGTTGCGGTTCCGGATTGGCTAAACTGGGAACTTTGGCAGGGACCGGCACCACGTAGGGCATACAAAGATAATATTGTACATTACAACTGGCACTGGTTCTGGCACTGGGGAACCGGCGAGGCATTGAATAACGGAACCCACATGGTTGACTTGTTACGCTGGGGATTAGAGGTCGACTATCCTGTAAAAGTCAGTTCAAACGGGGGACGATATCGTTATAAAGACGATTGGGAAACGCCAGATACACAGGTTATCAGTTTTGATTTTGATAAGGAAGTTTCAATGAGCTGGGAAGGCAGAAGCTGCAACGGGAAACATATTGAGGGCAGTTCGGTTGGAGTTGCTTTTTATGGAGAGGAAGGAAGTATTGTGATTTCAGGAGGAAATGATTATAAGGTTTACGATTTAAAAAATAATATTGTAAAGGAAGTAAACAACGAAATGGAAATTGATCCGCGAGATGCAGCAAATCCTTCGAGCCACCTGGATGCTTTGCATATTCGGAACTTTTTTAACAACATCCTGAATAACGAGCCACTTAAATCGGATATCGATGGAGGGCATAAAAGTACCTTACTCGTTCAGTTGGGAAATATCGCACAGAGAGTTGGTCATTCACTGGAAGTAAATCCTGAAAACGGTCACATTAAAGGTGATAAAGACGCGCAAAAATTATGGTCGCGTGAATATGAAAAGGGATGGGAAATGAAATTATAA
- a CDS encoding SPFH domain-containing protein → MEKQYSALSGYLVLLLELVILILIVFGFVMGMIIPAVVFIPVFILMAIGFTVVDPNQSCVMVLFGAYKGTIKSNGFYWVNPFFVRKKISLRARNFDSETIKVNDKLGNPIMIGLVLVWKVEETYKAAFGVDEYEHFVVVQSEAALRKLAGMYPYDNIEDENAKVTLRDGTEEVNNELEKEIIERLEIAGIHVIEARINHIAYAQEIAQAMLKRQQATAIVAARYKIVEGAVSMVEMALDELSQKEIVDLDEEKKASMVSNLMVVLCGDKDATPIVNTGTLYQ, encoded by the coding sequence ATGGAAAAACAATATTCTGCATTATCTGGTTATTTAGTCCTTCTTTTGGAATTAGTTATTTTAATCTTAATTGTGTTTGGATTTGTGATGGGAATGATTATCCCGGCGGTTGTTTTTATTCCTGTTTTTATTTTAATGGCAATCGGTTTTACGGTAGTAGATCCCAATCAGAGTTGTGTTATGGTTTTGTTTGGTGCATACAAAGGAACCATCAAATCAAATGGATTTTACTGGGTGAATCCATTTTTTGTTCGGAAGAAGATTTCGCTTCGGGCAAGAAATTTTGACAGCGAAACAATTAAAGTCAACGACAAGTTGGGGAATCCGATAATGATCGGTTTGGTTTTGGTTTGGAAAGTGGAGGAAACTTACAAAGCTGCTTTTGGTGTGGATGAATATGAGCACTTTGTGGTTGTTCAAAGCGAGGCTGCACTTCGAAAACTGGCTGGCATGTATCCCTATGATAATATTGAAGATGAAAATGCAAAAGTCACTTTGCGTGATGGTACTGAAGAGGTAAACAATGAATTGGAAAAGGAAATAATTGAGCGTCTTGAAATTGCCGGAATTCACGTCATAGAAGCTCGAATTAACCATATAGCCTATGCACAGGAAATTGCCCAGGCGATGTTGAAAAGACAGCAGGCAACTGCAATTGTAGCTGCACGTTACAAAATTGTTGAAGGTGCTGTAAGTATGGTTGAAATGGCGCTTGATGAATTAAGTCAAAAAGAAATTGTTGACCTGGATGAGGAGAAAAAAGCTTCAATGGTGAGTAACCTGATGGTGGTGCTTTGCGGAGATAAAGATGCCACACCAATTGTAAATACCGGAACCTTGTATCAATAA